Genomic DNA from Schistosoma haematobium chromosome 1, whole genome shotgun sequence:
TTGTCGCTAACACCGTTTTTTTTATTTGGACAGTTGTACAATATATTACTGAGTACTATAAGTCATTTTCGTCAATAACTTCAAGTTTTAGAACTACTAACCATCTTTTTAATACCCTGAAATGAATTCGGGAAATTAAATAGTGACTGAACAAATACCTATCCGCTTTCTATAATTGGATTCACCAcccagtcttcagtaataaggatagtaggttggtgaacctgtattaatATTGACACAtcgctttccagtgaaggtccagcatctccttgaaagtattcactgatggggctaataccacttgttcgggtaaggcgtctcaatgattgactactcgatgagaaaaacgggaccccactttaagtttattagatcgtggtttatgaaccttcttactatgacctcggagattattagtgctgggggagcaaaaagataagacatattaacacccaaatcataattagaGATAcgaatgccagtataaggtcacttCGTGTCCTACGATAAGATAAGGGGGAatgatttaggcgttttaaacgctcatcgtaagggagtctagaaacaaccttcactaatttcgttcccacacgctggacacactcaagggagttagtatccttcaccagacacgggctagctgcttggatacagtactctaaatgtggtcttacatatatgggatataaaatccGAAACgttttcctcgtcaaaagatctGAATGCTCGGCGAGgcgaccataacgcacgaaaacctttgacagcggctgctttgcaatgcgtagttgtttttaaatcacgACTTATCACTACTCCTAAGCGTTTATGCTCTTGAAGCTTTTTAAATTGAAACATTAGGCTTTCTGATTGAGAATAGCGAACAACTGTGTTTGACGCGGAACGGAAATCACTGACGACACCAAATTATCTTTATACATTACTGAGGTACACTGATAGAAAAGTGAATTCTGACAAATTGACTTCAAGCACGTCAAGGGAATAAGTCCTTTACGTTTTGTTATCCCAATCCATAGGTACAGGCACGGATGAATTCCGGTAATATTTACCGGTTTTAATAAACATTCGATACGGAACCTCTGTAGGACCTATGCACAAAACTTCTAACTTGAGAATAACATAATAAAAGCCTGGACCAAGCACGTACTGTGAGACCGATGAGAATATCAATAAACTGAGTGCTTTTGGATGGAGAGGGGTGTGCCAGTGCCTCACTACAACACTACTCAACGCTAACGGAGTGGGACGTTTCTCAATTTTGTTTGAAGACTATGTAAATATTCGCCAAGTAATCTGTAGTGACACCGACAGGACAGATCTCCAAAATGATTTGAACGAATTGCTTGGACTGTCCAGAAGTTAGTGCTTAATAATAATCTCTAAAGTGTACTGACCTAAATCGTACACGATAATTGCCTTCGATATAAGTGCGCGGTGTTGAGGAAACGACCTCCGTCACCACGACTAGCATTGATTTGCCAACAGCTTAGGTCCAACTACCTATAAAGCGAGCAAGTCACAACTCACCCTAGAATGATTTCACCAGAAGAACTGAAATCCTAGAATGCCTGATGACCTTCTATGCATGGATCCATATTGCGTACCAGAACTCACTCAAGGCTGAATACTTAACTAACGAACCTCTCGTGCAACACAACATACCTTCAGGAAACGGGAATTAATACCGTGTCCCAACCTGAAACTTAGTGGTCTGGAGGTTTAATCCCATTAACAAAAGCCATCATACTTTCCTGGTGTCATTATCTATCGGCACAACGGTATAAATAGCTGGAAACCCGAGGATGCATTCTCAAACTGAAATGTTATACGAGTAGAGACACAGCAATTTACATCAAAAGTACCCTCACGACAATACCGTACAAAAAATCTTTCAGTTAGGTTCGCTGTTTCAACGAAACGGTTTATCCACGCATACGACAGCTGAACAACCTGGGATTAAGACTTTAGACGGCCTACACGCATTCTTGTTACACTAGCAGGAGCAAACGACACTTTCTTGATTAGCAAAGCATCAGAACCCTGGAATAACGCACACTGAGATCCAAAACTCAGACCGTGTCACCCAGACCTAATTTAACAAGGCCCCATTCGACTGAGTACTACATAAGTGACGCATAAACAAGAATCCGCTCGACATAACCTAAACAGTCGACAAAACTACTTAATCACACATACAATACTAAACACAAGATTTGATCAAGCAATTTTAGAAAAGCAGTTTTTATCCAATAAGTTTAATTGGTATACTAAAAAGTATAAGTTACTTTTTCTTCGAAGCCTTTGCAGCGGACTTCGTAACTTTAACCGCATCAGCTTTCTTGACGACACTTTTAACGACACCGACAGCTACTGTTTGCTTCATATCTCGAACAGCAAAGCGACCGAGCGGTGGGTACTCCTGGAATGTCTCAACACACATGGGTTTGGACGGTACAAGTTTCACGTTCGCAGCGTCACTATTTTTAATGAACTTTGGATTTTCTTCAATCACCTTCCCTGAACGTCGATCAAGCTTCTCGGTTATTTCACTAAATTTGCAGGCAACATGTGCAGTATGACAATCAAGGACTGGAGAATAGCCATTTTTGATCTCACCTGGATGATTCATGACAATTACTTGCGCCATGAAACTCTCAGCTGCTTTAGGAGGATCATTTTTGGAATCACCTGCAACATTGCCGCGATGGATATCACTGACAGGCACGTTCTTCACATTGAATCCAACATTGCTTCCGGGGAGACCTTCGGTGAGTGCTTCATGGTGCATCTCGACTGACTTGACTTCAGTCGACAAATTTTGCGGAGCAAAGGTGACGACCATACCAGGTTTTATAATTCCAGTTTCCACGCGACCAACAGGAACGGTACCAATGCCACCAATCTTGTAAACATCTTGTAGTGGTATTCTCAATGGTTTTTCAGTCATTCTTGTGGGTGGATTCATCTTATCTATTGCTTCTATTAATGTGTAGCCAGTGTCAGTAACATTCTTTCCATCCTTTACTCTAGTAACTTCCCAACCCTTAAACCAAGGCATGTTTGTACTCCTTTCTACCATATTATCACCATGCCAGCCAGAGATCGGCACAAATGGAACTGCAGCGGGATTGTACCCGACTTTCTTAATGTAGCCGGACACTTCTTTGACGATTTCTTTGTAGCGATCTTCAGAGAAAGGTGGTTCAGTGCAGTCCATTTTATTAATTGCGACAATCAACTGCTTGACACCCAACGTGTATGCCAACAATGCATGTTCTCTTGTTTGACCATTCTTGGAAATACCAGCTTCAAACTCACCAACACCAGCCGCAACAATCAGCATTGCACAGTCAGCCTGACTTGTTCCTGTGATCATGTTCTTGATGAAGTCACGATGGCCAGGTGCATCAATAACTGTGACTTTGTACTTATTGGTATCGAACTTCCATAGTGCAATATCGATTGTGATACCACGCTCGCGTTCTGCCTTCAGTTTATCCAGTACCCAAGCATACTTAAAAGAACCTTTACCCATCTAAAGCAGTGTGACTAGGATATGATACACTTACCTCAGCAGCCTCTTTCTCAAACTTTTCGATAGCACGTTTGTCAATGCCACCGCATTTGTAAATTAGATGACCGGTAGTAGTGGATTTCCCACTATCTACATGTCCTATAACCACTGCGTTGATATGATCAGGCTGAGCACTCATATTCGCACAGTGAAACGAAGGGAACACGCCAACAGCACGCAACCAACTCTACTGAATTGCCGAGGCAGGCGGAAGATCAGTTAGGATAAACAAAACCCTAATACAGACAAAGTGGTTCAACctccaatcaatcaatcatgaAAGGTTTCATTGTACACAACACAAGTTGCAAAAGAAAATCTTTGATACATATTTGAACATAGAATCAGAGCGTTTGTGACGTAGAAGACAGGTTTTTGGTCTAAATGATCAAAATGGTTTTGAACGGAATATAAACTTACGCCTAAccggcttccgtgt
This window encodes:
- the EEF1A1_1 gene encoding Elongation factor 1-alpha 1 (EggNog:ENOG410V666~COG:J), coding for MSAQPDHINAVVIGHVDSGKSTTTGHLIYKCGGIDKRAIEKFEKEAAEMGKGSFKYAWVLDKLKAERERGITIDIALWKFDTNKYKVTVIDAPGHRDFIKNMITGTSQADCAMLIVAAGVGEFEAGISKNGQTREHALLAYTLGVKQLIVAINKMDCTEPPFSEDRYKEIVKEVSGYIKKVGYNPAAVPFVPISGWHGDNMVERSTNMPWFKGWEVTRVKDGKNVTDTGYTLIEAIDKMNPPTRMTEKPLRIPLQDVYKIGGIGTVPVGRVETGIIKPGMVVTFAPQNLSTEVKSVEMHHEALTEGLPGSNVGFNVKNVPVSDIHRGNVAGDSKNDPPKAAESFMAQVIVMNHPGEIKNGYSPVLDCHTAHVACKFSEITEKLDRRSGKVIEENPKFIKNSDAANVKLVPSKPMCVETFQEYPPLGRFAVRDMKQTVAVGVVKSVVKKADAVKVTKSAAKASKKK
- the EEF1A1_1 gene encoding Elongation factor 1-alpha 1, variant 2 (EggNog:ENOG410V666~COG:J) produces the protein MGKGSFKYAWVLDKLKAERERGITIDIALWKFDTNKYKVTVIDAPGHRDFIKNMITGTSQADCAMLIVAAGVGEFEAGISKNGQTREHALLAYTLGVKQLIVAINKMDCTEPPFSEDRYKEIVKEVSGYIKKVGYNPAAVPFVPISGWHGDNMVERSTNMPWFKGWEVTRVKDGKNVTDTGYTLIEAIDKMNPPTRMTEKPLRIPLQDVYKIGGIGTVPVGRVETGIIKPGMVVTFAPQNLSTEVKSVEMHHEALTEGLPGSNVGFNVKNVPVSDIHRGNVAGDSKNDPPKAAESFMAQVIVMNHPGEIKNGYSPVLDCHTAHVACKFSEITEKLDRRSGKVIEENPKFIKNSDAANVKLVPSKPMCVETFQEYPPLGRFAVRDMKQTVAVGVVKSVVKKADAVKVTKSAAKASKKK